One part of the uncultured Bacteroides sp. genome encodes these proteins:
- a CDS encoding leucine-rich repeat domain-containing protein has product MINLKYLFAVLLQIIFVLPLGAQVNKTVYIATPGKLSSLLTPEELKAVTNLTLVGKIDQKDFEAMRDCMPALANIDLEATTVISNSLDYNANVIPGYAFSSNDGNFRGKTSLKSIKLPFTITSIEFSAFSGCTSLTKVTFPSTLKNIGNYAFDGCVNLTDVVFPDVLSSIGDCAFYGCSSLTNINLPKSLSMLGDDTFYGCSASTCKIKATTPPIMRSGSLDKRVVAIYVPNGTGDRYQSAFYWKNKAIVEGDGNTLHLNIEKAGTLASEIFAAGIVLNKVNSLILEGKLDKNDFHVIKSHMPNLISINLSAAKMLTIPDSLFINKKLLNIDLPLSLVSIGNCAFKNCRGLKQLNFPSTLTTIGKEAFADCTCFTKITLPAKSTKINSFAFKNCCSISEIKNFNSVPQTILDNVWEGIDRKSCKLIVPENSSTAYMTNKVWGQFSEVAEQRIESEYVLIVKKNVGGVVLCENNTLLSGQAITVPAGEVLTFNISPKKGYHIGKVIFNDKDVTGLLQNGNFKTNSVNSSATLSVLFVKDLDVQLV; this is encoded by the coding sequence ATGATTAATTTGAAATACTTATTTGCTGTTTTATTGCAAATAATTTTTGTGTTACCACTTGGCGCACAAGTAAATAAAACAGTTTATATAGCTACGCCGGGGAAATTGAGTAGTCTACTTACTCCTGAAGAATTAAAAGCTGTAACTAATTTAACTTTGGTTGGTAAAATAGACCAAAAAGACTTTGAAGCAATGAGAGATTGCATGCCTGCGCTTGCAAACATTGATCTTGAGGCTACCACTGTTATTTCTAATAGTCTTGATTATAATGCAAATGTTATTCCTGGATATGCTTTTAGTAGTAATGATGGAAATTTTAGAGGGAAAACTTCCCTTAAATCAATAAAATTACCATTCACCATAACTTCAATTGAGTTTAGTGCTTTTTCAGGATGTACGTCATTAACTAAGGTAACGTTTCCTTCAACTCTGAAGAATATTGGTAATTATGCTTTTGATGGTTGCGTTAATTTAACTGACGTGGTTTTTCCTGATGTGCTTTCAAGCATAGGTGATTGTGCCTTTTATGGTTGCTCCAGTCTGACTAATATCAATCTTCCTAAATCTCTTTCTATGTTAGGTGATGATACGTTTTATGGTTGTAGTGCCTCAACCTGTAAAATAAAGGCCACTACTCCTCCGATTATGCGCTCAGGTTCCTTAGATAAAAGAGTGGTTGCAATATATGTTCCGAATGGAACCGGAGACCGTTATCAGTCAGCTTTTTATTGGAAGAATAAAGCAATTGTTGAAGGTGATGGCAATACGCTTCATTTAAATATTGAAAAAGCCGGTACACTGGCTTCTGAAATATTTGCTGCGGGCATTGTTCTTAATAAGGTAAATTCTCTTATTCTGGAAGGAAAGCTAGATAAGAATGATTTTCATGTGATAAAATCTCATATGCCCAATTTGATTTCTATTAATTTAAGTGCGGCTAAGATGCTGACTATACCAGATTCTCTCTTTATTAATAAAAAGTTGTTGAATATTGATCTTCCATTGTCATTGGTTTCAATAGGAAATTGCGCCTTTAAAAATTGCAGAGGTTTGAAACAACTTAATTTCCCGTCTACGCTAACTACCATAGGTAAAGAAGCATTTGCTGATTGTACATGTTTTACGAAAATCACTCTTCCTGCTAAAAGTACAAAAATAAACTCATTTGCTTTTAAGAATTGCTGCTCCATATCCGAGATTAAAAATTTCAACTCGGTTCCACAGACTATATTGGATAATGTTTGGGAAGGTATAGATAGAAAAAGTTGCAAACTAATTGTGCCTGAGAATTCATCTACAGCTTATATGACAAATAAAGTGTGGGGTCAATTTTCAGAAGTAGCAGAACAAAGAATAGAGAGCGAGTACGTTTTAATTGTCAAAAAGAATGTGGGGGGAGTTGTTCTCTGCGAAAATAATACTCTATTGAGTGGACAAGCAATAACAGTTCCTGCAGGTGAAGTGCTTACTTTTAATATCTCACCCAAAAAGGGTTATCATATTGGAAAAGTTATTTTTAATGATAAAGATGTTACCGGATTATTGCAAAATGGCAACTTTAAGACCAATTCGGTTAATAGTTCTGCCACTTTATCTGTTCTCTTTGTGAAGGATTTGGATGTACAGTTGGTGTAG
- a CDS encoding fibronectin type III-like domain-contianing protein produces the protein MSYTSFVYSNLKTDSRIVHSGDTLRVTFQLRNSGARDGEEVVQLYASKLNRKANDPIKQLKVFSRIALKEGEKKEVTLSVAATELMRWSEESHSFVLPKGKVVLEIGASSVDIRLKSAIDFQ, from the coding sequence TTGAGTTATACTTCCTTTGTTTATTCCAATCTGAAAACAGATAGTCGGATTGTTCACTCGGGTGATACTTTAAGAGTTACATTTCAGCTACGCAATAGTGGAGCAAGAGATGGAGAAGAGGTAGTGCAACTTTATGCTAGTAAGCTAAACCGTAAAGCCAATGATCCTATTAAGCAGCTTAAAGTTTTTAGTCGGATAGCACTTAAAGAAGGAGAAAAGAAAGAAGTAACTCTCTCGGTTGCTGCAACGGAATTGATGCGTTGGAGTGAGGAAAGCCATTCTTTCGTTCTTCCGAAAGGAAAAGTTGTATTGGAGATTGGTGCCTCTTCTGTTGATATACGACTTAAATCGGCTATTGATTTTCAATAA
- the galB gene encoding beta-galactosidase GalB, producing MKKLLLLALVWCCFLCLISAQTRTEFLLEKGWKFARTDNPESYYPGFNDSKWQSVVVPHDWAIYGPFSSKNDMQKVAITQDGQKAAMEHAGRTGGLPFVGVGWYRINFKVPEFNKGKKAAILFDGAMSHARVYLNGKEVGYWPYGYNSFKFDITPYLNEGGENLLAVRLENLTESSRWYPGAGLYRNVHVIITEDAHIPVWGTQLTTPKITSEFAKVNLKTKVVRPVDSNVDNFRLVTEIKDANNRVVATGEEKLSKYDGDVFEQNLIVNQPKLWDTENPYLYRAVSKLYDGSSLKDEYTTTFGIRSIEIIPGKGFFLNGKLTKFKGVCLHHDLGPLGAAINEAALRRQITILKDMGCNAIRTSHNMPSPEQIKVCDEMGMMVMAESFDEWKIAKCQNGYNHLFDQWAEKDLVNLIHNFRNSPSIVMWSIGNEVPEQGSKGGAKVARYLQDICHREDPTRPVTQGMDNPGAVVNNNFAAIMDVAGFNYRPFKYKENYEKLPQELILGSETASTVSSRGTYKFPVERKAMAMYDDHQSSSYDVEYCSWSNLPEDDFIQHDDLPYCMGEFVWTGFDYLGEPTPYYTNWPSHSSLFGIVDLASLPKDRYYLYRSHWNPTKETLHILPHWNWAGREGEVTPIFVYTNYPSAELFINGKSQGKRTKDMSVTVDNSGDDASMKELKRQKRYRLMWMDTKYEQGTVKVVAYDKDGKAVAEKEIHTAGKPHHIELVADRTSLIANGKDLAYVTVKVVDKDGNLCPNVNQLVKFKVKGAGTYRAGANGDPISMDLFHLPQMTLFNGMLTAIVQTTDKAGEIILEASSKDLKNGKIILNSK from the coding sequence ATGAAAAAACTCTTGCTCTTAGCTTTGGTATGGTGCTGTTTTCTTTGCTTAATTTCTGCTCAAACCCGTACTGAGTTCTTGTTGGAAAAAGGTTGGAAGTTTGCCAGAACTGATAATCCCGAATCATATTATCCTGGTTTTAATGACAGCAAATGGCAATCTGTAGTTGTACCGCATGACTGGGCTATTTATGGTCCTTTTAGTTCTAAAAACGATATGCAAAAAGTTGCTATTACACAAGATGGGCAGAAAGCAGCAATGGAACATGCCGGACGTACTGGTGGACTTCCTTTTGTAGGTGTTGGTTGGTACAGAATAAACTTTAAAGTGCCCGAATTCAACAAAGGTAAAAAAGCAGCAATCCTTTTTGATGGAGCAATGAGTCATGCTCGTGTTTATTTGAATGGAAAAGAAGTTGGATATTGGCCATATGGGTATAATTCTTTTAAATTTGATATTACTCCTTATTTAAATGAAGGTGGAGAAAATCTGTTGGCTGTACGTTTGGAAAACCTCACAGAATCTTCACGTTGGTATCCGGGAGCTGGATTATATAGAAATGTTCATGTGATTATCACAGAAGATGCACATATTCCTGTTTGGGGAACGCAATTGACTACTCCTAAGATTACTTCTGAATTTGCAAAAGTGAACTTAAAGACTAAAGTAGTACGTCCGGTTGATTCTAACGTTGATAACTTTCGTCTGGTTACTGAAATAAAGGATGCTAATAATAGAGTTGTAGCAACAGGTGAAGAAAAGCTCTCAAAGTATGATGGTGACGTTTTTGAACAGAACTTAATTGTAAATCAACCAAAGTTATGGGATACTGAGAATCCATATCTTTATAGAGCAGTATCTAAACTGTATGATGGTTCTTCTTTGAAAGACGAATATACTACAACATTTGGTATTCGTTCTATTGAAATTATTCCAGGTAAAGGTTTCTTTCTGAACGGGAAGCTTACAAAATTCAAAGGTGTTTGTTTGCACCATGATTTAGGTCCTCTGGGTGCTGCAATAAATGAAGCTGCACTTCGCCGCCAGATTACAATATTAAAAGATATGGGTTGTAATGCAATTCGTACTTCTCATAATATGCCTTCTCCTGAGCAGATTAAAGTTTGTGATGAAATGGGTATGATGGTTATGGCCGAATCTTTCGATGAATGGAAGATTGCTAAATGTCAGAATGGTTACAATCATCTGTTTGATCAGTGGGCTGAAAAAGATTTGGTTAATCTGATACATAATTTCCGTAACAGTCCTAGTATTGTAATGTGGAGTATTGGTAATGAGGTTCCTGAACAAGGTTCTAAGGGTGGAGCTAAGGTAGCTCGTTACTTGCAGGATATTTGTCATCGCGAAGATCCTACACGTCCTGTAACTCAGGGGATGGATAATCCGGGAGCTGTTGTCAATAATAACTTTGCGGCAATTATGGATGTTGCCGGATTTAATTATCGCCCGTTTAAATACAAAGAGAATTACGAGAAACTTCCGCAGGAGCTTATTTTAGGTAGTGAAACAGCTTCAACTGTAAGTTCTCGAGGTACTTATAAATTCCCGGTAGAACGTAAAGCTATGGCAATGTATGATGATCATCAGTCTTCTTCATACGATGTGGAATATTGTAGCTGGTCAAATCTTCCGGAAGATGATTTTATTCAGCATGATGATTTACCTTATTGTATGGGTGAATTTGTGTGGACTGGTTTCGATTATTTGGGTGAACCAACTCCGTATTATACAAACTGGCCAAGTCATAGTTCATTATTTGGAATTGTAGATCTTGCCAGTCTTCCAAAAGACAGATATTACTTGTATCGTAGTCATTGGAATCCAACTAAGGAGACTTTGCATATTCTTCCTCACTGGAATTGGGCAGGTCGTGAAGGAGAGGTTACTCCAATATTTGTATATACCAATTATCCTTCTGCAGAACTCTTTATAAATGGTAAGAGCCAGGGTAAACGAACAAAAGATATGTCGGTTACTGTTGATAACAGTGGCGATGATGCTTCAATGAAGGAACTTAAACGCCAGAAACGTTATCGTCTGATGTGGATGGATACTAAATATGAACAGGGAACTGTAAAGGTTGTAGCTTATGATAAGGATGGTAAAGCTGTAGCTGAAAAAGAAATTCATACAGCAGGTAAACCTCATCATATTGAGCTGGTAGCTGATAGAACTTCATTAATAGCTAATGGAAAAGATTTGGCTTATGTTACAGTTAAAGTTGTTGATAAAGATGGCAATCTTTGTCCGAATGTCAATCAATTGGTTAAATTTAAGGTGAAAGGTGCCGGAACTTATCGTGCCGGTGCAAATGGCGATCCTATATCTATGGATTTGTTTCATTTACCTCAGATGACTTTATTTAATGGAATGCTTACTGCAATTGTTCAAACAACAGATAAAGCTGGTGAGATTATTCTTGAAGCTTCATCAAAAGATTTAAAGAATGGAAAAATAATTCTGAATAGTAAATAA
- a CDS encoding sodium-translocating pyrophosphatase, which produces MKFFFLTFSLFGLCLNMQASEADLAIPDLHQGTYHIFGGTVSSWDFLFYGALIIVGTLGFSLILFHQIKKLKAHDSMLKVAATIYATCRTYLLQQGRFLLMLFTIVAAILCIYFFGLLGKPIEVVLEVLLFSVVGMAGSYCVAWYGIRVNTFANARTAFASLRGKPLDVVNIPLKAGMSVGLFLISLELVMMVIILLFVPRDRVGICFLGFAIGESLGASALRIAGGIFTKIADIGSDLMKVIFKVKEDDPRNPGVIADCTGDNAGDSVGPTADGFETYGVTGVALITFITLAINDPTIQAKLIVWIFGMRFLMDFLSGCSFFINQAISKKLYANKKDFNFENPLMRLIWIAAILCISVSFFMSHLLLGDLPNQTLWWKMAIIISCGTLAAVLIPEFTKMFTSSKSNHVQEIVTASREGGASLNILSGIVTGYLSAFWTGLLIVALMTIAYFTSEQGLVEILGPHASIFAFGLVAFGFLCMGPVTIAVDSYGPVTDNAQSVFELSQIEQIPGISESINKEFGFTPDFEVGKHFLEANDSAGNTFKATAKPVLIGTAVVGATTMIFSIILLLEKVGMLNLSLTDAPVILGLICGGAVIFWFSGASMQAVTTGAYRAVEFIKKNFDMSKKEADIEDSKSVVKICTQYAQKGMWNIFIALISLTLSFAFMDPNFFVAYLVSIAVFGLFQAIFMANAGGSWDNAKKVVEVDLKQKNTPLHEAVVVGDTVGDPFKDTSSVSLNPIIKFSTLFGLLATEICIEMKQNPDLDYSMYIAIPFLILSLIFVWRSFYGMRIPVEKSHHADKKVSDESSTDEAIADDSCVMTPCREEVKS; this is translated from the coding sequence ATGAAATTTTTCTTTTTAACGTTTTCGTTATTTGGACTTTGTTTGAATATGCAGGCGAGTGAAGCTGATTTAGCTATACCTGATCTGCATCAAGGTACTTACCACATTTTTGGTGGAACTGTCTCCTCTTGGGATTTTCTTTTCTATGGAGCTTTAATTATTGTAGGAACGTTGGGATTCAGCTTGATCTTGTTCCATCAGATTAAAAAGTTAAAGGCGCATGATTCGATGCTAAAAGTGGCTGCTACAATTTATGCTACATGCCGAACTTATTTGTTGCAGCAAGGTAGATTCCTTTTGATGCTTTTTACTATTGTTGCAGCTATTTTATGTATATATTTCTTTGGATTATTGGGAAAACCGATTGAGGTGGTACTGGAGGTTTTGCTATTCTCTGTTGTGGGTATGGCCGGATCTTACTGTGTGGCATGGTATGGTATTCGTGTAAATACCTTCGCAAATGCACGAACTGCTTTCGCTTCTTTGCGTGGCAAACCACTGGATGTGGTGAACATTCCTTTGAAAGCTGGTATGAGTGTGGGCTTATTCCTTATCTCTCTGGAATTAGTGATGATGGTGATTATCTTGTTGTTTGTACCACGTGACAGAGTAGGTATTTGCTTCCTGGGATTTGCTATTGGTGAATCTTTAGGTGCAAGTGCTTTGCGTATTGCCGGTGGTATTTTTACCAAGATTGCAGATATTGGTTCGGATTTGATGAAAGTTATATTTAAAGTTAAGGAAGATGATCCTCGTAACCCTGGTGTTATTGCCGATTGTACCGGTGATAATGCAGGAGATAGCGTAGGTCCTACTGCCGATGGTTTTGAAACTTATGGTGTAACAGGTGTAGCTTTAATCACATTTATAACTTTGGCTATAAATGATCCTACAATACAAGCTAAGTTGATAGTTTGGATTTTTGGTATGCGTTTTTTGATGGACTTTCTTTCCGGATGTTCTTTCTTTATCAATCAGGCAATTTCTAAAAAACTTTATGCGAATAAGAAAGACTTTAATTTTGAGAATCCATTAATGCGTTTAATATGGATTGCTGCTATTCTTTGTATTTCTGTCAGCTTTTTTATGAGTCATTTGTTATTGGGTGATCTTCCAAATCAGACTCTATGGTGGAAAATGGCTATTATAATTAGTTGTGGAACCTTGGCCGCTGTGCTGATTCCTGAATTTACCAAGATGTTTACTAGCTCAAAATCAAATCATGTGCAGGAAATTGTAACTGCTTCACGTGAAGGTGGTGCATCTTTAAATATTCTTTCTGGTATTGTAACTGGTTATTTAAGTGCTTTCTGGACCGGGTTACTGATTGTTGCTCTAATGACTATTGCATATTTTACTTCAGAACAAGGTTTAGTTGAGATTCTTGGTCCTCATGCTTCAATATTTGCATTTGGATTAGTTGCCTTTGGTTTTTTGTGTATGGGGCCCGTTACCATTGCGGTTGATAGTTATGGTCCTGTTACAGATAATGCACAATCTGTCTTTGAACTTTCACAAATAGAACAAATTCCTGGTATCAGCGAATCAATTAATAAAGAATTTGGCTTTACACCTGATTTTGAAGTAGGAAAACATTTCCTTGAAGCAAATGACTCTGCTGGTAATACATTTAAGGCAACAGCGAAGCCTGTACTGATTGGTACAGCTGTTGTTGGCGCTACAACTATGATATTCTCTATTATTCTATTACTGGAAAAAGTGGGAATGCTTAATCTTTCTCTTACCGATGCACCTGTTATTCTTGGTTTGATTTGTGGAGGTGCAGTTATTTTCTGGTTCAGTGGAGCTTCTATGCAGGCAGTAACAACCGGAGCTTATCGTGCTGTGGAATTCATTAAGAAGAATTTTGATATGAGCAAGAAGGAGGCGGATATTGAAGATTCTAAATCGGTAGTGAAGATTTGTACTCAATATGCTCAGAAAGGTATGTGGAATATTTTTATAGCATTGATCTCTCTTACTTTATCTTTTGCCTTTATGGATCCGAACTTCTTTGTCGCTTATCTGGTTTCTATTGCTGTATTTGGTTTATTTCAGGCAATCTTTATGGCAAATGCCGGAGGTAGCTGGGATAATGCCAAGAAAGTGGTGGAAGTAGACTTGAAACAGAAAAATACACCATTACATGAAGCTGTAGTTGTGGGTGATACAGTAGGAGATCCATTTAAGGATACTTCATCTGTGTCATTGAATCCTATTATTAAGTTCTCTACTTTGTTCGGGCTTTTGGCAACAGAAATTTGTATTGAGATGAAACAAAATCCAGATTTGGATTATTCAATGTATATTGCTATTCCCTTCTTAATTCTCAGCCTTATTTTTGTATGGCGTTCATTCTATGGAATGAGAATCCCCGTAGAGAAGAGTCATCATGCAGATAAAAAAGTTTCGGATGAATCATCTACTGATGAGGCTATAGCTGATGATTCATGTGTTATGACTCCTTGTAGAGAAGAAGTGAAATCATAA
- a CDS encoding SIMPL domain-containing protein (The SIMPL domain is named for its presence in mouse protein SIMPL (signalling molecule that associates with mouse pelle-like kinase). Bacterial member BP26, from Brucella, was shown to assemble into a channel-like structure, while YggE from E. coli has been associated with resistance to oxidative stress.), with translation MKNWMKEATIVALGLFLLGICIRAGINDFKDKDRVVSVKGLAEMEVPANKVTWPLMFKDLGDDLPTLYNNIKAKNNIIVNFLKLKGITEKEISISAPEIIDMQAERYTGNNTSPYRYNITSVITVTSEKVDKVRSLMAEQSELLKQGIALTGGDYRYNVTYDFTKLNEIKPQMIENATKNARIAAEKFAKDSDSKLGKIKTANQGQFSIVDRDANTPYIKSVRVVTTVDYYLQD, from the coding sequence ATGAAAAATTGGATGAAAGAAGCTACTATTGTGGCACTTGGGCTATTTCTTTTGGGTATTTGTATAAGAGCTGGTATAAATGATTTTAAAGATAAGGACCGGGTAGTCTCGGTTAAAGGTTTAGCTGAAATGGAAGTTCCGGCTAATAAAGTTACGTGGCCATTGATGTTTAAAGATTTGGGAGATGATCTTCCTACTCTTTACAATAATATTAAAGCGAAGAATAATATCATTGTGAACTTTCTTAAATTAAAAGGAATTACAGAAAAGGAAATTAGTATCTCAGCTCCTGAAATCATAGATATGCAAGCAGAACGATATACCGGGAATAACACTTCTCCATATCGTTACAATATAACATCGGTTATTACTGTTACTTCCGAAAAAGTAGATAAAGTAAGAAGTCTGATGGCAGAGCAAAGCGAATTGCTGAAACAAGGTATCGCTCTTACCGGAGGAGACTATCGTTATAATGTGACTTATGACTTTACTAAACTTAATGAAATTAAACCTCAGATGATAGAGAATGCAACTAAAAATGCACGAATAGCAGCTGAAAAGTTTGCTAAGGATTCTGATAGTAAACTGGGAAAAATCAAGACTGCTAATCAAGGACAATTTTCTATTGTAGATCGTGACGCAAATACTCCTTATATTAAAAGTGTTCGTGTAGTAACAACGGTGGATTATTATTTACAGGATTAG
- a CDS encoding phenylalanine--tRNA ligase beta subunit-related protein: protein MFILKVSEEVRKACPDYNGAAILATVKNSSFNGELWKQIDLVAAEYKASHKIDEVKNNPHILATRNAYKKFGKDPNRYRPSAEALCRRIVRDLPLYKIDTLVDLINLVSIRTGYSIGGFDAAKIVGNTVELGVGKADEPFEGIGRGVLNIEGLPIYRDAIGGIGTPTSDNERTKLSVDTTQLLAIINGYSGNEGLVEAVNYMQSLLREFAESDGGEVIYY from the coding sequence ATGTTTATTCTCAAAGTATCTGAAGAAGTCCGTAAGGCTTGTCCTGATTATAATGGTGCGGCTATACTTGCAACGGTAAAGAATTCCTCTTTCAACGGGGAATTGTGGAAGCAGATAGATTTGGTGGCAGCAGAATACAAGGCTTCTCACAAGATAGACGAGGTGAAGAATAATCCTCATATTCTTGCAACGCGTAATGCATATAAGAAATTCGGTAAGGACCCTAATCGTTATCGTCCGTCGGCTGAAGCTCTTTGCAGAAGAATTGTCAGAGATTTACCTCTTTACAAAATAGATACTTTGGTGGATCTCATAAATCTGGTTTCTATCCGTACCGGATATTCAATAGGTGGCTTTGACGCTGCGAAGATAGTAGGAAATACCGTGGAACTGGGCGTTGGTAAAGCGGATGAACCTTTCGAAGGCATTGGCAGAGGCGTACTTAATATTGAGGGGTTACCTATCTACCGTGACGCAATTGGCGGAATCGGCACACCAACCAGTGATAATGAGCGCACAAAACTATCGGTTGACACAACTCAGCTATTAGCTATAATCAATGGTTACAGCGGAAATGAAGGGCTAGTCGAAGCTGTGAATTACATGCAATCTCTGCTCAGGGAATTTGCTGAATCCGATGGTGGTGAAGTTATTTATTACTGA
- the pgeF gene encoding peptidoglycan editing factor PgeF, producing MTELTEDKVILGFEQLCSIPNISHFVTTRKGGYSEDTFASFNCAPFSGDDPEKVKRNQEVLCAKVGIQPQQLVIPFQTHGNTIRAIDPFYVSLSLEEQQRRLHGVDALITNIPGYCLCVSTADCVPVLLYDTVNKAIAVIHAGWRGTVAKIVKQTLDFMDNTYNTDAKDVLAAIGPSISFDAFEVGEEVYSAFLKIGYDMTKISSWNEDTQKHHIDLWEANRIQLTEAGVLLDNIEVSGICTYEQHERFFSARRLGTKSGRVLSGIMLKK from the coding sequence ATGACAGAATTAACAGAAGATAAAGTAATATTGGGTTTTGAACAACTATGTTCAATTCCCAATATTTCTCATTTTGTAACCACACGTAAAGGTGGTTATAGCGAAGATACTTTCGCATCATTTAATTGTGCGCCTTTTTCGGGTGATGATCCAGAGAAGGTAAAACGTAATCAGGAAGTGTTATGTGCTAAAGTAGGTATTCAACCGCAGCAGTTGGTAATTCCATTTCAGACTCACGGAAATACAATCAGGGCAATTGATCCTTTCTATGTGAGCTTATCTTTGGAAGAACAGCAACGCAGACTTCATGGTGTGGATGCTTTAATTACCAACATACCGGGTTATTGTCTTTGTGTTTCTACTGCCGACTGTGTTCCGGTTCTTTTATATGATACGGTTAATAAGGCGATAGCTGTAATTCATGCAGGATGGAGAGGTACTGTTGCTAAAATAGTTAAACAGACTCTCGACTTTATGGATAATACATATAATACTGATGCGAAGGATGTTTTAGCTGCCATTGGTCCAAGTATTTCCTTTGATGCCTTTGAAGTAGGAGAAGAAGTTTATAGTGCTTTTCTTAAGATTGGATATGATATGACGAAGATCTCTTCCTGGAATGAAGATACTCAGAAGCATCATATTGATTTATGGGAAGCTAATCGTATTCAATTGACTGAAGCTGGAGTGTTGCTGGATAATATAGAGGTGTCGGGTATCTGTACCTACGAACAACACGAACGCTTTTTCTCTGCCCGTCGTCTGGGTACTAAGTCCGGACGTGTTTTGTCTGGTATAATGTTGAAAAAATAA
- the obgE gene encoding GTPase ObgE yields MAESNFVDYVKIYCRSGKGGRGSTHMRREKYIPNGGPDGGDGGRGGHIILRGNRNYWTLLHLRYDRHIMAGHGESGGKQRSFGKDGEDKYIEVPCGTVVYDAETGEYICDVTDHGQEVMLLKGGRGGQGNSHFKTATRQAPRFAQPGEPMQELTIIMELKLLADVGLVGFPNAGKSTLLSVVSAAKPKIANYPFTTLEPNLGIVSYREGKSFVMADIPGIIEGASEGKGLGLRFLRHIERNSLLLFMVPADADDIKKEYEILLNELSTFNPEMLDKQRVLAITKCDMLDQELMDEIEKTLPESIPHVFISSITGLGVAALKDILWEELNKEGNKIEGIVHRPKDVTKLQAELKEMGEDEDFEYSYEDEDEEEEIFDDYEEEDWE; encoded by the coding sequence ATGGCTGAATCTAATTTTGTTGACTACGTTAAGATCTATTGCCGCTCCGGAAAGGGAGGCAGGGGCTCTACGCACATGCGAAGAGAAAAATATATCCCCAATGGCGGACCCGACGGTGGCGACGGCGGAAGAGGAGGTCATATTATATTACGTGGTAACCGTAATTACTGGACACTCTTGCACCTGAGATACGACCGTCATATTATGGCCGGACATGGTGAATCGGGTGGTAAGCAACGCAGTTTTGGTAAAGACGGTGAAGATAAATATATTGAAGTTCCTTGCGGTACTGTAGTGTATGATGCTGAAACTGGTGAATATATCTGCGATGTAACGGATCACGGACAGGAAGTAATGCTGCTGAAAGGTGGTAGAGGTGGTCAGGGTAACTCGCATTTTAAAACTGCGACTCGTCAGGCTCCTCGTTTTGCTCAACCTGGTGAACCAATGCAGGAACTTACAATTATTATGGAGTTGAAGTTGCTGGCCGATGTTGGTTTGGTAGGTTTCCCTAATGCAGGTAAATCTACTTTGCTATCTGTTGTATCTGCGGCTAAACCCAAAATTGCCAATTATCCTTTTACTACACTCGAACCAAATTTGGGTATTGTTTCTTATCGTGAAGGAAAATCTTTTGTGATGGCTGACATTCCAGGTATTATAGAAGGTGCAAGTGAAGGTAAGGGACTGGGACTCCGATTCCTTCGACATATTGAGCGAAATTCTCTTTTGCTTTTTATGGTTCCTGCTGATGCAGATGATATTAAGAAGGAATATGAAATTCTGCTCAACGAGCTTTCTACCTTTAATCCGGAGATGCTCGATAAACAACGTGTTCTTGCCATAACTAAATGTGATATGCTGGATCAGGAACTGATGGACGAAATAGAAAAAACGCTTCCGGAATCTATACCGCATGTGTTTATCTCGTCAATAACTGGCCTTGGCGTAGCAGCCTTGAAGGATATTCTTTGGGAAGAACTGAACAAAGAGGGAAACAAGATTGAAGGAATTGTTCACCGTCCTAAAGATGTGACTAAGCTTCAGGCTGAATTAAAGGAAATGGGCGAAGACGAAGACTTCGAGTATTCTTATGAAGATGAGGATGAAGAAGAGGAAATCTTCGATGATTATGAAGAAGAAGACTGGGAATAA